The sequence GGCGGCGCAAGAAAGTGCGCGAGCCCCATCCAACGGGGGCGCACGTTGCAAAACCGACAGTGGCTGTCCACCCTTTCCGTGACCTGCTGGACTGGAGGCGGAAAACGTGGCGAGCCCGAGGGAGATGGGAGCAGGCGGTACCCCGGCAGCCCCGGGTCTCATCCTCCTCCCACGCCAGGGGAGCCCCCGCCTGCTCGGCCGCATGCTCCTCGAGCACCTGGGCCTGCACGAGCTCCCCTCGTCCGTGACGTCCGTGGAGGCGCTGCTGGGCGCCGCCGGCTTCCGGCCTCGCTCGGCGGACCGGAGCCTCTGGGAGCGCGAGGGCCGCGCGGTGGTGGCCGGCGAGGAGGCACTCGAGGACGGCGCGCGGCTGCTATGGACCTTCCCCGTGCGCTGGGACGAGGAGTCCATCCGCCAGCAGGTGCGCTACCTGGGGCTCGCGTCGCATGACCTGCGCGGCTCGCTCGCCAACATCCGCTCCTACGCGGCCCTGCTGCTGAACGGGCGCTCGCCGCTGGAGCCCAAGGTGAAGCGGGGCCTGGAGGTGATTCTGCGCAACGCGGACCGCTCGCTGTCCTTCTCGCAGGACTTCTTCGACGCCAGCCGCGCGGACCTGGGCGCGCTCGCCTGTGAGCCGGAGCGGCAGTCGCTCCTGCCCCTGCTGGACGCGGCGGTGGAGCGCCAGCGCGCCGCAGCCACCGCCGCCAACGTCGCGCTGGTGCTGGACGTGGACCCGCAGGCGGGCCTGCCGGATGTGAATGTAGACGGTGCCCGCATCCAGCACGCGGTGGAGGCCTTCATCCTGTACCACCTGGCGCGCGCCGAGGCCGGCGAGGTCATCCACCTGCGTGTGCGCCCCGCCCCACCCCACGTGCGCGTGGAGGTGCGCCGCGACGGGGTGCCCCTGTCCGACGAGGACGCCTCCGCCGTCTTCCAGCGCGAGGAGCGCGCCTTGCGCGAGAAGAAGCTGGAGGACCCGCTGCGCATCGCCCTGGCCCGCCAGGAGGTGGAGGCGCACGGCGGCGGCGTGGGAGTGGAAGTGGACCGCACCGGGAGTACCCTCTTCCTCACACTCTTCCTGGCCCCACCGGCCGAGCTTGGTCCTCCTGCGAGCATGCAGGTGTAGGTCCCTTCCAGCTTTGCTGGCGGATGGAGGCGCCCACCGGTATGCTCCCGCGCGTTTACGCGAAGGAGCCGTCCGATGCTCGGGCTGAAGCCTATGGAATTGATGCTGATCCTTTTCGTGCTGCTGCTCCTGTTCGGGGCCACGCGGCTGCCGCAGCTCGGCTCCTCCCTCGGGAGCGCGATCCGCAACTTCAAGAAGGGCTTCAACGGCGACGAGGACGCCGCCTCCGGTGGCCAGAAGCAGCCCGGCACGCTCGCCACCGGCGGCAACGTGGAGAAGGACGTCAAGTCGCAGTCGCCCAGCCACCACGCCTGAAGTCGCGGCGCCCTTGAAGCGCCCCTGACGCACGAACGCCCGAGCCACCCCGCCCAGTGCGCGAGGTGATTCGGGCGTCGTCGTTTCCGGCCACTGCCTTGCCCCTCCAGCCCGGCCCCCAAGATGGGAGCCGGGAGCCGGGAGCCGGGCCGCGAGGCGCGCGGGACGTCAGTCCACGACGGTGGTGCCCTCGTACATGGTGTCAATCTGCGCCTTGTACTTGGTGTTGCAGACCTTGCGCTTCACGCTGAGCTTGGGCGTCAGCTCGCCCGTCTCCTGCGAGAAGTCCGCCTCCAGGATGGCGAAGCGCTTCACGGTGGCGTACGGCGGCATCTCCGCGTTGACGCCGTCCATGGCCGCCTTCACCGCGGCGTGGACCTCCGGGCGCTTCGAGTTCTCCGCGTAGGTGCCCACCGGCGCGCCCTTCTCCTGGAGGAGCTTGCGCGCGGCCTCGTCGGAGACGGTGATGAGCGTCACGAGGTACGGGCGCTTGTCGCCGTACACCATGGCCTGGCTGATGATGGGGTACGTCTTGAGCTGGTTCTCGATGTTCTGCGGCGCGACATTCTTTCCGCCCGCGGTGACGATGATGTCCTTCTTGCGGTCGGTGATGCGCAGGTAGTTGTCCGCGTCCAATTCGCCGATGTCACCGGTGTGGAACCAGCCCTCGGAGTTGATGGCCTCGGCGGTGGCGGCGGGGTTCTTGTAGTAACCCTTCATGACGCCGGGGCCGCGGATGAGGATTTCGCCGTCGGAGGCAATCTTCAGCTCGCTGCCCGGCATGGGCGCGCCCACGGTGCCAATCTTGATTTTATTCTCGCGATTGACGGTGGTGCCGGCGGAGGTCTCCGTCAGGCCGTAGCCCTCCAGCACCTTGAGGCCCAAGAGGTCGAAGAAGTAGCCAATCTTCGAGGACAGGGGCGCACCGCCGGAGATGAAGATGCGCATGTTGCCGCCCAGCTTCTCGCTGATGGCGGCCTTCACCTTGGCGAACACCAGCTTCTTCGCGAGCGAGAAGGCCAGGGTGTTGTACTCGCGGCCCGCCTTGCGCGCCTCGACGTACTCGTCGAAGAGCTTGAAGGCCCAGCGGAACAGCCGGCCCTTGAGGCCCGGCGCGGCGGAGCCGTTGGAGACGACGTTGTTGTAGACCTTCTCGAAGACGCGCGGCACCGAGGGCAGCACGGTGGGCTTCGTCTCCACCAGGTTGGCGAGGAGCTTGTCCACCGACTCGGCGATGATGAGCCGGTAGCCCATGCTCAGCCACGCCGCCTTCACCACCTGCGCGAAGACGTGCGCCAGCGGCAGGAAGAGCATCACCGAGTCGCCCGGCTCCATCATGCCCACCGACTGGGAGGCCTTCGCCTCGTAGTACCAGTTGTTGTGGGTGAGGATGACGCCCTTGGGCTCGCCGGTGGTGCCGGACGTGTAGATGAGCGAGTTGGTGTCCTCCAGCTTGATGCCCGGCACGCGCTCGTCGAAGGCGCCGGGGTTGGCCTGGACGGCTTCGCGGCCCTGCTTCACCAGGTCCGAAAGCGTCATCTCCGCGCCGCCCGCGACAGCGCCTTCGAAGAGCACCACCCGCTTCAGCGAGGGCATCTCCGGCAGCTTCTGGCGGATGCGCGTGAGACGGCCCGCCTGCTTCGCGTCCTTCTCGTCGTTGTCGACGAAGAGGAACGACGTCTCCGAGTGGTTGATGATGTAGCGACACTCATCCGGCGTGTTGGACGCGTAGATGGGGACGGTGATGGCCTGCGCCCCGCTGATGGCGAGGTCACAGACAATCCACTGCAGGCTGGTGTTGGCGAAGATGGCCACCCGGTCTCCGGGCTTCACACCCTGGGCCACGAGCGCCTCGGAGAGCGTCTTCACCTCCTCGAGGATCTGCGCCCACGTGATGTCCTGCCAGCGTCCGTCCTTCTTGTACGTCGCGCCCACCTTGGAGGCGTTGCGCGCGTTCTGGACGAGCAGCTGGACCAGGTTGCCTTCTTGTGCCCCCCCGGCCGCGGGAGCCGGCGCTGCCATCTGATTCTCTGCTCTCACTTGAGCTCCTCCTCGATATCCGCATCGACCTTCTTGGCCAACTCCTGCACGCGACGTCCCTCGGGCGGGTCGTACGCGACACTGCCCTGCTTCACCTTCTGGATGGCGTCACGCGCCTTCTGCGCCTTGTCGTCCTTCAGCAGCGTCTCGGCGAGGAAGAGGTACGCGCGCAGCATCTCCGGGTGCTTCGCGATGACCTTCTCGTACAACGCCGCGGACTTCCCCAGGTCCCTCTTGGGCCACGGCAGCTCGTAGTAGTAGCGCCCCTTGGCCAACAACGGAGCGCCCCACTGGAAGTCAGGGTCCAACGCGATGGCCTTGTCGAGCCGTTCGTTGAACTTGCCCTCCAGCCCCTCGCCCAGGGCCTTCATGACCCCCACGGCCTGGGAATATGCGCCAATCCCCGTGGCCGCGAAATAGTGTCCCTCCACGCGCTCCGGGGAGAGCTTCACCGCCTTCTCGCCCCAGTCCCACGCCTGCCGGCCCAGCACCTTCTTGCGCTTCTCGTCCTGGGTGCCATCCGCCTGCCACTGGAGGAGGCGCGCCTGGCGCCAGACGAGCTCGAAGTCGTCCGGCGTGGCCTTGAGGGCCGCCTTCAGCGTCTCCTCCGCTTCCTTCTCCGAGGCGGCGTCCCCGCGCTTCTGATGGAGCGCGTCCAGTGAGGACAGAACTCCGGGGTCCGCCGCCCGTGCCGGGAAGGCCACGAGCAGGCATGACGCAAGCAAAATCAAGCGCATGGCGGGTGGGTTTAGCACGCACGATTGCTTGCAAGCAAACCAACCCGGCGGGGCGCGGGCGGCCCAAAAAACAAAGGGCGGGGCTGGCCGGGAGAACCCGTCCAGTCCCGCCCGGAGGGGGCGTCTCCCCGGGTGGGGAGGTCTGGGTGACTCATGCCGCGTCGGCGGAGGCCAGGTCGCCCGGGTGCTCCTCGTTCTCGTTGAACGCGGAGAGGTAGCGCTCGAGGAAGTTCTTCGTCTTGAGCTCCACCTGGCGCACGCGCTCACGCGACACGCCCCAACGCTGGCCCAGTTCCTCCAGGGTGAGCGGCTTGTCCTGGGTGAGCCGCTCCGTGAGGATGTCCCAGCCGAGGTCGCCGATGCGCTTGCGGACCTTGGAGAGCGCCTCCTGGATTTCGTTGTCCTGCTCGCGCGACAGGTACACCTGCTGCGGAGAGGGCCCGCCGTCCTCGATGCGGTCCAGGAAGGTCGTCTCGCCCTCCTCGTCGATGGTGGCGTCCAGCGAGAAGTCCACCATGCTGCCGCGCTCGGCCTCGCCGCCGCGGACCTGGCTGCGGTTGTCCTTCAGGTACCGGGTGATGTAGGCGCGAATCCACCACACCGCATAGGTGGCGAAGCGCACGTTCTTCTTGGGGTCGAAGTGCTCGATTGCCTTCATGAGCCCCACGTTGCCCTCCTGGATGAGGTCATCCAGGCGCGCACCCCGGTTGGCGAACTTCTTCGCCACAGCGACTACGAAGGCGAGGTTGGAGCTGGCGAGCGTCTGTCGCGCCGACTCATCTCCCTTCCGAGCAAGCCGAGCCAGCTCGTACTCCTGCTCGCGAGTGAGCTGCTGGTGCCCACCGAGGTTGCGCAGGTAGTGCGACAGGCCCTCGGCCGCGTACTTCGTCGAATTGGCCATGATTTCCCGTCCTCCGTTCGATGCCGGACGCGCTCGCCCCCGCCGCTCCGCGTCCACCTGCAACTAAGACGCGCAACGAGCGAAAGGGTTTCTCATTCCAACCCAGAGGGACATTTTGCCCTCCCAAC comes from Pyxidicoccus parkwaysis and encodes:
- a CDS encoding sensor histidine kinase; this encodes MGAGGTPAAPGLILLPRQGSPRLLGRMLLEHLGLHELPSSVTSVEALLGAAGFRPRSADRSLWEREGRAVVAGEEALEDGARLLWTFPVRWDEESIRQQVRYLGLASHDLRGSLANIRSYAALLLNGRSPLEPKVKRGLEVILRNADRSLSFSQDFFDASRADLGALACEPERQSLLPLLDAAVERQRAAATAANVALVLDVDPQAGLPDVNVDGARIQHAVEAFILYHLARAEAGEVIHLRVRPAPPHVRVEVRRDGVPLSDEDASAVFQREERALREKKLEDPLRIALARQEVEAHGGGVGVEVDRTGSTLFLTLFLAPPAELGPPASMQV
- the tatA gene encoding twin-arginine translocase TatA/TatE family subunit; this encodes MLGLKPMELMLILFVLLLLFGATRLPQLGSSLGSAIRNFKKGFNGDEDAASGGQKQPGTLATGGNVEKDVKSQSPSHHA
- a CDS encoding AMP-dependent synthetase/ligase, with the translated sequence MRAENQMAAPAPAAGGAQEGNLVQLLVQNARNASKVGATYKKDGRWQDITWAQILEEVKTLSEALVAQGVKPGDRVAIFANTSLQWIVCDLAISGAQAITVPIYASNTPDECRYIINHSETSFLFVDNDEKDAKQAGRLTRIRQKLPEMPSLKRVVLFEGAVAGGAEMTLSDLVKQGREAVQANPGAFDERVPGIKLEDTNSLIYTSGTTGEPKGVILTHNNWYYEAKASQSVGMMEPGDSVMLFLPLAHVFAQVVKAAWLSMGYRLIIAESVDKLLANLVETKPTVLPSVPRVFEKVYNNVVSNGSAAPGLKGRLFRWAFKLFDEYVEARKAGREYNTLAFSLAKKLVFAKVKAAISEKLGGNMRIFISGGAPLSSKIGYFFDLLGLKVLEGYGLTETSAGTTVNRENKIKIGTVGAPMPGSELKIASDGEILIRGPGVMKGYYKNPAATAEAINSEGWFHTGDIGELDADNYLRITDRKKDIIVTAGGKNVAPQNIENQLKTYPIISQAMVYGDKRPYLVTLITVSDEAARKLLQEKGAPVGTYAENSKRPEVHAAVKAAMDGVNAEMPPYATVKRFAILEADFSQETGELTPKLSVKRKVCNTKYKAQIDTMYEGTTVVD
- a CDS encoding tetratricopeptide repeat protein, with translation MRLILLASCLLVAFPARAADPGVLSSLDALHQKRGDAASEKEAEETLKAALKATPDDFELVWRQARLLQWQADGTQDEKRKKVLGRQAWDWGEKAVKLSPERVEGHYFAATGIGAYSQAVGVMKALGEGLEGKFNERLDKAIALDPDFQWGAPLLAKGRYYYELPWPKRDLGKSAALYEKVIAKHPEMLRAYLFLAETLLKDDKAQKARDAIQKVKQGSVAYDPPEGRRVQELAKKVDADIEEELK
- a CDS encoding sigma-70 family RNA polymerase sigma factor, whose translation is MANSTKYAAEGLSHYLRNLGGHQQLTREQEYELARLARKGDESARQTLASSNLAFVVAVAKKFANRGARLDDLIQEGNVGLMKAIEHFDPKKNVRFATYAVWWIRAYITRYLKDNRSQVRGGEAERGSMVDFSLDATIDEEGETTFLDRIEDGGPSPQQVYLSREQDNEIQEALSKVRKRIGDLGWDILTERLTQDKPLTLEELGQRWGVSRERVRQVELKTKNFLERYLSAFNENEEHPGDLASADAA